From one Bacteroides eggerthii genomic stretch:
- a CDS encoding OPT family oligopeptide transporter, with translation MKQEEEKLTGLPENAFRALKPGEVYNPLMSPDKKYPEVNLWSVLWGIAMAILFSAAAAYLGLKVGQVFEAAIPIAIIAVGVSGAAKRKNALGENVIIQSIGASSGVIVAGAIFTLPALYILQESYPEEITVTFTQVFISSLLGGVLGILFLIPFRKYFVSDMHGQYPFPEATATTQVLVSGEKGGSQAKPLLLAGIIGGLYDFIVATFGWWNENFTTRVCGFGEMLTEKAKLVFKVNTGAAVLGLGYIVGLKYASIICAGSLAVWWIIIPGMSLIWGDSVLNQWNPEITATVGAMAPEEIFKYYAKSIGIGGIAMAGIIGIIKSWSIIKSAVGLAAKEMGGKADAEANVKRTQRDLSMKIIAIGSIITLVLVTLFFYFDVMQGNLLHTLVAILLVAGISFLFTTVAANAIAIVGTNPVSGMTLMTLILASVVMVAVGLKGPGGMVAALVMGGVVCTALSMAGGFITDLKIGYWLGSTPVKQEAWKFLGTIVSAATVGGVMIILNKTYGFTSGQLAAPQANAMAAVIEPLMNGVGAPWLLYGIGAVLAIVLNFCKIPALAFALGMFIPLELNVPLVVGGAVNWYVTSRSKDAALNAERGEKGTLLASGFIAGGALMGVVSAAMRFGGVNLVNDAWLNNTWSEVLALGAYAILIFYLVKASMKTK, from the coding sequence ATGAAACAAGAAGAAGAGAAACTGACCGGCTTGCCGGAAAATGCGTTCCGCGCACTGAAGCCGGGAGAAGTCTACAACCCCTTGATGAGTCCCGACAAGAAATATCCCGAAGTAAACCTTTGGTCGGTGCTGTGGGGTATCGCTATGGCAATCCTCTTTTCGGCGGCGGCAGCCTATCTGGGATTGAAAGTGGGACAAGTGTTCGAAGCAGCCATTCCCATTGCCATTATCGCCGTCGGCGTATCAGGCGCAGCCAAACGCAAGAACGCGCTGGGCGAAAATGTCATTATACAATCCATCGGAGCCAGTTCCGGCGTCATCGTGGCAGGTGCAATCTTCACCCTGCCCGCACTGTACATCCTGCAGGAAAGCTATCCGGAAGAAATCACCGTAACATTCACGCAAGTATTCATCAGTTCATTGCTGGGTGGCGTGCTGGGTATTCTTTTCCTCATTCCGTTCCGCAAATATTTCGTCAGCGACATGCATGGCCAATATCCTTTCCCCGAAGCCACCGCAACGACGCAAGTGCTTGTATCGGGCGAGAAAGGCGGTAGCCAGGCAAAGCCGTTGCTGTTGGCAGGTATCATCGGAGGTCTGTACGATTTCATCGTAGCCACTTTCGGGTGGTGGAACGAGAACTTCACAACCCGCGTATGCGGCTTCGGCGAAATGCTGACCGAGAAAGCCAAGCTCGTGTTCAAGGTAAATACCGGAGCTGCCGTTTTGGGTCTGGGCTACATCGTCGGACTGAAATACGCTTCCATCATCTGTGCCGGTTCGCTTGCCGTATGGTGGATTATCATTCCCGGCATGTCCCTCATCTGGGGAGACAGCGTGCTGAACCAATGGAATCCTGAGATTACCGCCACCGTAGGCGCAATGGCTCCGGAAGAGATCTTCAAATACTACGCCAAGAGCATCGGTATCGGCGGCATTGCAATGGCGGGTATCATCGGCATCATCAAGTCATGGAGCATCATTAAGAGCGCCGTAGGACTGGCTGCCAAAGAGATGGGTGGCAAAGCCGATGCGGAAGCCAACGTGAAACGCACACAACGCGACCTTTCCATGAAGATCATTGCTATCGGCTCCATCATCACGCTGGTACTGGTGACGCTGTTCTTCTACTTTGATGTGATGCAGGGCAACCTGCTGCACACATTGGTGGCTATCCTGTTGGTTGCAGGCATATCATTCCTCTTTACCACCGTAGCTGCTAATGCCATTGCCATTGTGGGCACAAACCCGGTATCGGGCATGACACTTATGACGCTGATACTTGCATCGGTAGTAATGGTAGCAGTAGGTCTGAAAGGCCCGGGCGGAATGGTAGCCGCACTGGTCATGGGCGGTGTGGTTTGTACGGCGCTTTCTATGGCAGGCGGCTTCATCACCGACCTGAAAATAGGCTACTGGCTGGGAAGCACCCCCGTAAAGCAGGAAGCATGGAAATTCCTCGGAACAATCGTTTCGGCAGCTACCGTAGGCGGCGTAATGATTATCCTGAACAAGACATACGGATTCACCAGCGGACAACTGGCTGCCCCGCAGGCCAATGCAATGGCGGCTGTCATCGAACCGTTGATGAACGGTGTAGGCGCACCCTGGCTGCTTTATGGCATCGGTGCTGTGCTGGCTATCGTACTGAATTTTTGCAAGATACCTGCACTTGCCTTTGCGCTGGGCATGTTCATCCCACTGGAGCTGAACGTTCCGTTGGTAGTGGGTGGCGCCGTCAACTGGTACGTAACCAGCCGCAGCAAGGATGCTGCCCTCAATGCCGAACGCGGTGAAAAAGGTACACTGCTGGCATCCGGTTTCATAGCCGGCGGCGCACTGATGGGCGTGGTAAGCGCGGCAATGCGCTTCGGCGGTGTGAACCTTGTGAACGACGCATGGCTCAACAACACATGGTCCGAAGTACTGGCACTGGGTGCTTACGCTATCCTTATATTCTATCTCGTCAAAGCTTCGATGAAAACGAAATAA
- a CDS encoding HlyD family secretion protein, giving the protein MNINNKTISITFIVILIVTVVVSIIGMLLMSRQPMVLQGQIEATEIRISGKLPGRVDSFLVEEGEWVKAGDTLVVINSPTIEAKYRQVNALEQVAQEQNKKIDAGTRRQIIATARQLWNKTQSDLTLAQTTYRRVLTLYKDSVVTEQRKDEVEAMYKAAQAAERAAYQQYQMAVDGAQSEDRAAARSLVDAARSTVDEVSALLVDSKLIAPEDGQIATIFPKRGELVAPGTPIMNLIVMNDVHAVLNIREDLMPQFKIGGTFKADVPALDKKDIEFRIYYISPLGSFATWKSTKQTGSYDMQTFEIHARPVQAVEGLRPGMSVLLTHADR; this is encoded by the coding sequence ATGAATATCAATAATAAAACTATCAGCATCACATTCATCGTTATTTTAATCGTTACCGTAGTGGTATCAATCATCGGAATGTTACTTATGAGCCGGCAGCCAATGGTGCTGCAAGGACAAATAGAGGCCACAGAGATACGCATCAGCGGGAAACTCCCCGGCCGCGTAGATTCCTTTCTCGTGGAGGAAGGCGAATGGGTCAAGGCAGGTGATACGCTCGTCGTCATCAACAGTCCCACTATCGAAGCCAAGTACCGCCAAGTGAATGCTTTGGAACAAGTGGCGCAAGAGCAGAACAAAAAGATTGATGCCGGAACGCGCCGACAAATCATTGCCACAGCCCGGCAGCTATGGAACAAGACGCAAAGCGACCTCACCCTTGCCCAAACCACCTACCGGCGTGTCCTAACCCTTTACAAAGACAGCGTCGTCACCGAGCAGCGAAAGGACGAAGTAGAAGCCATGTACAAAGCCGCACAGGCCGCCGAACGAGCTGCGTACCAACAATACCAAATGGCAGTGGACGGTGCGCAAAGTGAAGACCGCGCCGCTGCCCGCAGCCTTGTAGACGCTGCCCGCAGCACTGTCGATGAAGTATCCGCCCTTTTGGTGGACTCCAAGCTCATAGCTCCCGAAGACGGACAGATAGCCACTATCTTCCCGAAACGCGGCGAGCTGGTGGCTCCGGGCACTCCCATTATGAACCTGATTGTAATGAACGATGTGCACGCGGTCTTGAATATTCGGGAAGACCTGATGCCTCAGTTCAAGATAGGCGGAACTTTCAAAGCCGATGTTCCCGCACTTGACAAGAAAGACATAGAGTTCCGCATCTATTACATCAGCCCGCTGGGCAGCTTCGCCACTTGGAAATCCACCAAGCAAACAGGGAGCTATGACATGCAGACCTTTGAAATACATGCACGCCCTGTACAGGCTGTGGAAGGGCTAAGACCGGGAATGTCGGTGCTGCTGACTCACGCCGACCGCTAA
- a CDS encoding phosphotransferase, with protein MITEELKKLYTVHTGHEPEIIDELPSSGSNRRYFRLTGTPTLIGVSGESVEENRAFLYMAEHFRRKGLPVPEVFIRSEDEVYYLQEDLGDTLLFNAIEKGRKTSVFGEEEKQLLRKTIRLLPAIQFAGADGMDFSYCYPQAEFNSRSILWDLNYFKYCFLKATGMDFQEDRLEDDFQKMADVLLRSSSATFMYRDFQSRNVMIKDGEPWLIDFQGGRKGPVYYDVASFLWQAKANYPDSLRQELLKEYIEALRKYQPVDESYFYAQLRHFVLFRTMQVLGAYGFRGYFEKKPHFIQSVPFAIENLRQLLQEPYPEYPYLCKVLHELTELKQFTDDLQKRRLVVKVTSFAYKKGIPEDSSGNGGGFVFDCRAVNNPGKYERYKPFTGLDEPVIRFLEEDGEIAVFLEHVYALVDASVKRYMERGFTSLSVCFGCTGGQHRSVYSAQHLAEHLNKKFGVQVNLMHREQNIEQTFNAKR; from the coding sequence ATGATAACCGAAGAACTGAAGAAACTCTACACCGTACATACCGGACACGAACCCGAAATCATTGACGAACTCCCCTCTTCCGGCTCCAACCGCCGCTACTTCCGTCTCACAGGTACGCCCACGCTGATAGGTGTCAGCGGTGAATCCGTCGAAGAAAACCGCGCATTTCTCTATATGGCAGAGCATTTCCGGCGGAAAGGCCTGCCCGTACCCGAAGTATTCATCCGTTCCGAAGACGAAGTGTACTATCTGCAAGAAGATTTGGGAGACACTCTCCTGTTCAATGCCATTGAAAAAGGACGCAAAACCAGCGTATTCGGAGAAGAAGAAAAGCAACTGTTGCGCAAGACTATCCGCCTGCTGCCTGCCATACAGTTTGCCGGAGCCGACGGCATGGACTTCTCCTACTGCTATCCGCAGGCGGAGTTCAACAGCCGCAGCATCCTGTGGGACTTGAACTACTTCAAATACTGTTTCCTCAAAGCAACCGGCATGGACTTTCAGGAAGACCGTCTGGAGGATGATTTTCAGAAAATGGCGGATGTATTGCTTCGCAGCAGTTCCGCTACTTTCATGTACCGCGACTTCCAAAGCCGCAACGTAATGATCAAGGATGGCGAGCCCTGGCTCATCGACTTTCAGGGCGGGCGTAAAGGGCCTGTCTACTACGACGTGGCTTCATTCCTATGGCAAGCCAAAGCCAATTATCCCGACAGCTTGCGTCAGGAGCTTCTGAAAGAGTATATAGAAGCGCTGCGTAAATACCAACCGGTGGACGAAAGTTATTTCTATGCCCAGCTTCGTCACTTCGTACTGTTCCGCACCATGCAGGTATTGGGCGCATACGGTTTTCGCGGTTACTTCGAGAAGAAGCCCCACTTCATCCAAAGTGTGCCTTTCGCCATTGAAAACCTGCGCCAACTGTTGCAAGAACCTTACCCCGAATACCCCTACCTCTGCAAAGTCCTGCACGAACTGACCGAACTGAAACAATTCACCGACGACCTGCAAAAGCGGCGCCTGGTAGTGAAAGTCACCAGCTTTGCCTATAAGAAAGGAATCCCCGAAGACTCCTCCGGCAATGGCGGCGGCTTTGTATTCGACTGCCGCGCCGTAAACAATCCCGGCAAGTACGAACGCTATAAGCCTTTCACCGGACTTGACGAACCCGTTATCCGTTTCCTCGAAGAAGACGGGGAAATAGCCGTTTTCCTTGAACACGTATACGCTTTGGTAGATGCTTCCGTAAAGCGATACATGGAACGCGGCTTCACCAGTCTCTCCGTATGCTTCGGCTGCACAGGCGGGCAGCATCGCTCCGTATATTCGGCACAACACCTGGCCGAACACCTGAACAAAAAGTTCGGCGTACAAGTGAACCTTATGCACAGAGAACAGAATATTGAACAGACTTTCAACGCAAAACGCTAA
- a CDS encoding DUF1573 domain-containing protein has translation MKKLAFYMLMLVMGIGYAHAQGQADIKFDKTTHNFGTFSESSPVVSCTFTFTNVGDAPLVIHQAVASCGCTVPEYTQEPVMPGKKGTIKITYNGTGKYPGHFKKSITLRSNAKTEMLRLFVEGDMTAKDAK, from the coding sequence ATGAAGAAACTTGCTTTTTATATGTTGATGCTGGTTATGGGTATCGGTTATGCCCACGCACAAGGCCAGGCAGATATTAAATTCGACAAAACCACCCATAACTTCGGTACATTCTCCGAAAGCAGTCCGGTGGTGAGCTGCACTTTCACTTTCACCAACGTAGGAGATGCCCCGCTGGTAATTCATCAGGCAGTGGCATCTTGCGGATGTACAGTGCCCGAATATACGCAGGAGCCTGTAATGCCCGGAAAGAAAGGAACAATCAAGATTACTTACAACGGTACGGGCAAATACCCCGGACACTTCAAGAAGTCCATTACGTTGCGCAGCAATGCCAAGACCGAAATGCTCCGGCTCTTTGTGGAAGGCGACATGACTGCCAAAGACGCCAAATAA
- a CDS encoding DUF417 family protein: protein MKTKLQKLFLTLLTLAASSQKLGVNLIRVAILVIFVWIGGLKFWNYEAEGIVPFVANSPFMSFFYNKAAPEYKEYKLKEGEFNEVEHQWHMENNTYGFSHGLGILIMAIGILTFLGIFSPQIGLAGAALAVIMTLGTLSFLVTTPEVWVPDLGSGEHGFPLLTGAGRLVIKDTAILAGALVVLADSAKKVLNRFEK, encoded by the coding sequence ATGAAAACGAAATTGCAAAAACTGTTTCTTACACTGCTGACACTGGCCGCTTCTTCCCAAAAATTGGGCGTTAATCTGATCCGCGTGGCCATTCTTGTGATATTTGTATGGATAGGCGGCCTGAAATTCTGGAATTATGAAGCCGAGGGAATTGTTCCGTTCGTGGCAAACAGTCCGTTTATGAGTTTCTTCTATAACAAGGCGGCGCCGGAATACAAGGAGTATAAACTGAAGGAGGGTGAGTTCAATGAGGTGGAACACCAATGGCATATGGAGAACAATACCTACGGTTTCTCCCACGGTCTTGGAATACTGATTATGGCAATAGGTATCCTTACTTTTTTGGGCATATTCTCTCCTCAAATTGGGCTGGCGGGAGCTGCGCTGGCGGTCATTATGACACTCGGTACGCTTTCTTTCCTTGTTACCACCCCCGAAGTGTGGGTTCCCGATTTGGGAAGTGGGGAGCATGGTTTTCCTTTGCTGACCGGGGCGGGACGTCTGGTGATAAAGGATACCGCTATTCTTGCCGGAGCTCTTGTGGTGCTGGCAGACAGCGCAAAAAAGGTCTTGAACCGGTTCGAGAAATAA
- a CDS encoding nucleotidyltransferase family protein, which yields MKAMIFAAGLGTRLRPLTDHTPKALVPIAGKTMLERVILRLKDAGFNDITINIHHFGEQIIEFLRTHNDFGATIHISDERDRLLDTGGGIKKARPFLDGNEPFLVHNADIICDVDLAELYRHHRESNAEATLLVSERQTSRYLLLDDDNLLHGWINKSTGETKPGDFVFQEGEYREMAFGGIHVISPSIFRQMESAQWEGKFSIIPFYLSVCKTTRIQGYPLQSCHWFDIGKPETLAKAENYLIESALK from the coding sequence ATGAAAGCAATGATATTTGCCGCAGGACTGGGCACGCGCCTTCGTCCGCTGACGGACCACACCCCCAAAGCCCTTGTTCCCATAGCCGGGAAAACGATGTTGGAACGTGTGATCCTACGGCTGAAAGATGCCGGATTCAATGATATTACGATCAACATCCACCATTTCGGCGAACAGATCATCGAGTTTCTCCGCACCCACAATGATTTCGGAGCCACCATCCACATCAGCGATGAACGGGACAGATTGCTCGACACCGGTGGCGGAATAAAGAAAGCGCGTCCCTTTTTGGACGGCAACGAACCCTTTCTTGTGCACAATGCCGATATTATCTGCGACGTAGATCTTGCAGAGCTTTACAGGCATCACAGGGAAAGCAACGCCGAAGCCACACTGCTTGTCAGCGAACGACAAACCTCCCGGTATCTGCTATTGGACGATGATAATCTTCTGCATGGCTGGATAAACAAATCCACAGGCGAAACCAAGCCCGGAGACTTCGTTTTCCAAGAAGGAGAATATAGGGAAATGGCTTTTGGCGGCATTCATGTCATATCCCCTTCCATTTTCCGCCAAATGGAAAGTGCCCAATGGGAAGGGAAATTTTCCATTATCCCTTTCTATCTGTCCGTCTGCAAGACAACCCGTATACAAGGCTATCCGCTTCAAAGTTGCCACTGGTTCGACATCGGTAAACCGGAAACACTGGCAAAAGCGGAGAATTACCTCATAGAGAGTGCATTAAAGTAA
- a CDS encoding outer membrane beta-barrel protein, translating to MKKIMMIIGLLVAASAVWGQSSLSFYAEAGIGTSRLYGRHSGSDTQTSYKAGVGAEYTLNRTWALQSALEFISIGGKDDMQYVEHAKMHELYLQIPVMVAARLPLGENYHASLGLGPYIACGVGGKTSGSIKQDYAHSGHDGYYRFRTSTFGSVLENKAGNRRLDGGVIIEIAFEYRRFIIGAEAQVGLVKVNQQLRQVIETEEFQGYLPKNFASFFTIGYKFR from the coding sequence ATGAAAAAGATAATGATGATAATCGGCCTCTTAGTTGCCGCATCAGCCGTTTGGGGCCAATCATCCCTCTCTTTCTATGCAGAGGCAGGAATCGGCACCTCCCGCCTCTATGGAAGACACTCCGGCAGTGACACGCAAACATCCTATAAAGCGGGAGTAGGTGCGGAATATACGCTGAACAGGACCTGGGCACTGCAATCCGCCCTGGAATTTATATCCATAGGCGGCAAAGACGATATGCAATATGTGGAACATGCCAAGATGCACGAATTGTACTTACAGATACCCGTAATGGTTGCCGCACGACTGCCGCTGGGCGAAAACTACCACGCCTCATTGGGCTTGGGTCCGTACATTGCTTGCGGTGTAGGCGGAAAGACATCCGGCAGCATCAAACAGGATTACGCCCACAGCGGTCACGACGGCTATTACCGCTTCCGGACAAGCACATTCGGCAGTGTATTGGAGAATAAAGCGGGAAACAGAAGGCTGGACGGCGGCGTCATCATTGAAATAGCGTTTGAATACCGCCGGTTCATCATCGGTGCAGAAGCACAGGTAGGACTGGTGAAAGTCAACCAGCAGTTGAGACAGGTAATCGAGACGGAAGAGTTTCAAGGCTACTTACCCAAGAACTTCGCCTCATTCTTTACCATAGGATATAAGTTCCGGTAG
- a CDS encoding alpha/beta hydrolase: MKKTLFLSLLFATTMLSAQKPVELPLWPDGAPNTNGLTGNQEDLEGGRVANVVNPSITVYRPAKPNGMAVIMCPGGGYGRLAMNHEGHDMAAWFTTQGITYAVLKYRMPNGHHEVPLSDAEQAIRLMRGHAKEWGVNPNRIGIMGASAGGHLAASLATLYSSDATRPDFQVLFYPVISMLKGVTHSGSRKNLLGETPSAELEQKYSLERQVSPQTPQTFIMLSADDAGVLPINGIGYFLALQEQKVPATLHVYPTGGHGWGFRDSFTYKRQWTGELEKWLREGLTFPEK; encoded by the coding sequence ATGAAAAAGACACTATTCCTATCCTTACTGTTCGCAACAACAATGTTGTCTGCACAAAAGCCCGTCGAACTGCCGTTATGGCCCGACGGAGCGCCTAATACAAACGGACTGACCGGCAATCAGGAAGATTTGGAAGGCGGCCGCGTAGCCAATGTAGTCAATCCTTCCATAACCGTTTACCGTCCGGCAAAACCCAACGGCATGGCTGTTATCATGTGCCCCGGCGGCGGATACGGCCGTCTCGCCATGAACCACGAAGGACACGACATGGCGGCATGGTTCACAACGCAGGGCATCACGTATGCCGTATTGAAATACCGCATGCCCAACGGACACCATGAGGTTCCCTTGTCGGACGCCGAACAAGCTATCCGCCTGATGCGCGGACACGCCAAAGAATGGGGTGTGAATCCCAACCGTATCGGCATCATGGGAGCATCTGCCGGCGGGCATCTGGCGGCTTCTCTTGCCACACTATACAGCAGTGACGCCACCCGCCCCGATTTTCAGGTCTTGTTCTATCCCGTCATCTCCATGCTGAAAGGAGTCACCCACAGCGGTTCACGCAAAAACCTCCTCGGAGAAACGCCTTCCGCCGAACTGGAACAGAAGTACTCGCTCGAACGGCAAGTATCTCCCCAAACGCCGCAAACATTCATCATGCTGTCGGCAGATGATGCAGGCGTTCTGCCCATCAACGGCATCGGCTATTTCCTCGCCCTGCAAGAGCAGAAAGTTCCCGCCACTCTGCATGTCTACCCCACCGGCGGACATGGCTGGGGCTTTCGTGACAGTTTCACCTACAAACGCCAATGGACTGGGGAACTGGAAAAATGGCTGAGAGAAGGACTCACCTTTCCGGAGAAATAG
- a CDS encoding AraC family transcriptional regulator, which translates to MDYQLNTRLNGNIAMTSRFHENKRLQRDKTLYKFLWVQNGSLAVEVDHIPMRLAKDEIITLTPLHHLEVKEVEGEYLTLVFNSNFYCIFGHDDEVSCNGVLFYGSSQVMRLELSEEQSSGLHDIVRGFCRESAISDSFQEEMLRIMLKRFIITCTRIARTKFSVGREHEKAFDIIRQFYVLVDGNFREKKQVQDYAGILCRSPKTLSNLFSACGLPSPLRIIHERIEAEAKRLLLYTRKSAKEIGDILGFEDLATFSRFFKKMTGECVSEYRKRVQREELPTVTE; encoded by the coding sequence ATGGACTATCAGCTAAATACGCGCTTGAACGGCAATATCGCGATGACCTCCCGTTTTCATGAAAACAAGCGGCTGCAACGGGACAAGACTTTGTATAAGTTCCTGTGGGTGCAGAACGGTTCGCTTGCTGTTGAGGTGGACCACATACCCATGAGATTGGCAAAGGACGAAATCATTACGCTTACCCCGTTGCACCATTTGGAGGTGAAAGAGGTGGAAGGCGAGTACCTGACTTTGGTTTTCAACAGTAACTTCTATTGCATCTTCGGACATGATGACGAAGTGTCCTGCAACGGCGTCCTGTTCTATGGTTCATCCCAGGTGATGCGTCTGGAACTCTCGGAAGAACAGTCGTCCGGGCTGCACGATATAGTCCGCGGCTTCTGTCGGGAATCGGCCATTAGCGACAGTTTTCAGGAGGAGATGCTGCGTATTATGCTGAAGCGCTTCATCATCACCTGCACACGTATAGCCCGTACAAAGTTCAGTGTGGGGAGGGAGCATGAAAAGGCTTTCGACATCATTCGGCAGTTCTATGTGCTGGTAGACGGAAACTTCCGCGAGAAGAAGCAGGTGCAGGACTATGCCGGTATTCTTTGCCGTTCGCCTAAAACGCTATCCAACTTGTTTTCCGCCTGCGGACTGCCTTCTCCGCTTCGCATCATTCACGAACGGATAGAGGCGGAAGCCAAACGCCTGCTGCTCTACACACGAAAAAGCGCGAAGGAAATCGGGGATATTCTGGGCTTTGAGGATTTGGCGACATTCAGCCGTTTCTTCAAGAAAATGACGGGGGAGTGTGTGTCGGAGTACCGGAAAAGGGTGCAACGGGAAGAATTGCCAACAGTTACGGAATAA
- a CDS encoding ABC transporter ATP-binding protein has protein sequence MNSETIHIENLSIGYPGKNDVKVVADGICAGINSGELTCLLGANGVGKSTLLRTLSAFQPKLGGEIRIQGREIETYTDKQLSRVISVVLTEKCDLRNMSVTELVGLGRTPYTGFWGVLTQEDKHVVEHSIALVGIPHLAHRMVHTLSDGERQKVMIAKALAQETPVIYLDEPTAFLDFPSKVEMMQLLHHLSRRTDKTIFLSTHDLELALQIADKIWLMDKANGVTIGTPEDLSLNGSLGSFFARKGIVFDPESGLFRVDNEYASQVRLSGSGQRYAMMRKALQRNGIFAGRDVEAETHVETDGCTEGGDEVFVVHQPGKEPVCLSGIGEVLAKLLPELISYGKE, from the coding sequence TTGAACAGCGAAACTATACATATAGAGAACCTTTCTATCGGCTATCCCGGTAAGAATGATGTGAAAGTGGTGGCGGACGGCATCTGTGCCGGCATCAACAGCGGTGAACTGACCTGTCTGTTGGGAGCCAACGGAGTGGGCAAGTCCACACTGCTCCGGACATTGTCCGCCTTTCAGCCCAAGCTGGGCGGAGAGATACGTATTCAGGGCAGGGAGATCGAGACTTATACCGACAAGCAGTTGTCACGCGTCATCAGTGTGGTGCTGACGGAGAAGTGCGACCTCCGCAATATGTCCGTTACGGAATTGGTGGGGCTGGGACGCACCCCTTATACAGGTTTTTGGGGCGTGTTGACACAGGAGGACAAGCATGTGGTGGAACACTCCATTGCTTTGGTCGGCATCCCTCACCTGGCACACCGCATGGTGCATACGTTGAGCGACGGCGAACGTCAGAAAGTGATGATAGCCAAAGCGCTGGCTCAGGAGACGCCGGTGATTTATCTGGATGAGCCTACCGCTTTCCTCGACTTTCCCAGCAAAGTGGAAATGATGCAACTGCTGCATCACCTCAGCAGACGGACGGACAAGACTATTTTTCTCTCTACGCATGATCTTGAACTGGCTCTGCAAATTGCCGACAAAATCTGGCTGATGGATAAGGCGAATGGGGTAACTATCGGTACGCCGGAGGATCTTTCGCTGAACGGCAGTCTTGGTAGTTTCTTTGCCCGCAAAGGCATTGTGTTCGATCCGGAGAGCGGATTGTTCAGGGTGGATAATGAATATGCCTCGCAGGTACGCCTTTCCGGTAGTGGACAGAGGTATGCCATGATGCGCAAGGCTTTGCAACGCAACGGCATCTTTGCCGGCCGCGACGTGGAAGCGGAAACGCACGTTGAGACGGACGGGTGTACGGAGGGAGGAGACGAGGTGTTTGTTGTGCATCAGCCCGGCAAAGAGCCGGTGTGTCTTTCCGGTATCGGAGAGGTATTGGCGAAACTCCTACCGGAACTTATATCCTATGGTAAAGAATGA